A genomic window from Streptomyces sp. NBC_01429 includes:
- a CDS encoding DNA polymerase III subunit delta', whose translation MTVWDELVGQDRVHVALAAAARDADALVTADATGTAPPEANKMTHAWLFTGPPGSGRSTAARAFAAALQCTSPDRALGGEPGCGFCDGCHTSLIGTHADVEVIRTDLLSIGVKETRELVRRAQLSPAVGRWQVIVLEDADRLTEGAGNVLLKAVEEPAPRTVWLLCAPSLEDVLPTIRSRCRHLVLRTPPVAAVADVLIRRDGIEPAAAQAAAQATQGHIGRARRLATDDRARARRATVLKMPLRVADIGGCLKAAQELIDAATEDAKQVAEDVDVKETEDMKAALGASAGGRMPRGTAGVMKELADRQKRRSTRTQRDSLDLALTDLTGFYRDVLALQLGSRVALANGDVRDALERIARDSTPERTLRRIEAIGACRQALDRNVAPLLAVEAMAVSLRAG comes from the coding sequence ATGACCGTATGGGACGAGCTGGTCGGGCAGGACCGCGTGCACGTCGCGCTCGCCGCGGCGGCCCGCGACGCCGACGCGCTCGTGACCGCCGACGCCACGGGGACCGCACCGCCCGAGGCGAACAAGATGACGCACGCCTGGCTGTTCACCGGACCGCCTGGGTCGGGCCGTTCCACCGCGGCCCGCGCCTTCGCCGCGGCCCTTCAGTGCACCAGCCCGGACCGGGCGCTGGGCGGCGAGCCGGGATGCGGGTTCTGCGACGGCTGCCACACGAGTCTGATCGGCACGCACGCGGACGTCGAGGTGATCCGCACCGACCTGCTCTCCATCGGGGTCAAGGAGACCCGTGAGCTGGTCCGCCGCGCTCAGCTCTCCCCGGCCGTCGGCCGCTGGCAGGTCATCGTCCTGGAGGACGCCGACCGCCTCACCGAGGGCGCGGGCAACGTCCTGCTGAAGGCGGTGGAGGAGCCCGCTCCCCGTACGGTCTGGCTGCTCTGCGCGCCCTCTCTCGAGGACGTCCTGCCCACGATCCGCTCCCGCTGCCGTCACCTCGTCCTGCGCACCCCGCCCGTCGCGGCCGTCGCCGATGTCCTGATCCGACGCGACGGCATCGAGCCCGCCGCCGCCCAGGCCGCCGCCCAGGCCACCCAGGGGCACATCGGCCGGGCCCGCCGCCTCGCCACCGACGACCGGGCCAGGGCCCGGCGCGCCACGGTGCTCAAGATGCCGCTGCGCGTGGCCGACATCGGGGGCTGCCTCAAGGCGGCGCAGGAGCTGATCGACGCGGCCACGGAGGACGCCAAGCAGGTCGCCGAGGACGTCGACGTCAAGGAGACGGAGGACATGAAGGCCGCTCTCGGAGCCTCGGCGGGCGGCCGGATGCCCCGGGGCACGGCGGGGGTGATGAAGGAGCTGGCCGACCGCCAGAAGCGGCGCTCCACCCGTACGCAGCGCGACAGCCTCGATCTCGCCCTCACCGACCTGACCGGCTTCTACCGGGATGTGCTCGCCCTCCAGCTCGGCTCCCGGGTAGCGCTCGCCAACGGCGATGTACGGGACGCGCTGGAGCGGATCGCCCGCGATTCGACGCCGGAGCGGACGCTGCGCCGGATAGAGGCGATCGGCGCGTGCCGCCAGGCGCTGGACCGCAACGTGGCGCCGCTGCTGGCGGTGGAGGCGATGGCGGTGTCGCTGAGAGCGGGCTGA
- a CDS encoding alpha/beta hydrolase, whose protein sequence is MESRRLFRISAAAFVAVGLLVTGCSSGSSSSGSSDEGAGSATGSGSVSVDQAALKKFYGQKIKWRACGVAGFQCATMKAPLDYTKPDGKQIDLAVSRKKATGPGKRLGSLLVNPGGPGGSAIGYLQGYAAIGYPAPVRAQYDMAAIDPRGVARSEPIECLTGPEMDAYTQVDQTPDDQAEITRLTGAFKKFADGCEKKSGAILPHVSTVETARDMDIFRAVLGDEKLSYVGASYGTFLGATYAELFPERTGRLVLDGAMDPSLPARELNRDQTAGFETAFQSFAQDCVKQTDCPFDTKSPAEVATRMNAFFKGLDTKPVPTGETRELGESLATTGVIAAMYDESAWPQLREAVAGAMDGDGAALLALADSYYERDSDGSYQNLMFANSAVNCLDLPPAFTGPEEVTKALPSFEKASPVFGKNLAWASLNCAYWPTKATGSPHRIEAKGAAPIVVVGTTRDPATPYKWARSLAEQLSSGTLLTYNGDGHTAYGRGSDCIDTAINTYLLEGTPPTAAKKCS, encoded by the coding sequence ATGGAATCCAGGCGCCTGTTCCGTATCTCCGCCGCCGCGTTCGTGGCGGTCGGTCTGCTGGTCACCGGATGCAGCTCCGGCAGCTCGTCCTCCGGTTCGTCGGACGAGGGCGCCGGCTCGGCGACGGGTTCGGGCTCGGTCTCCGTCGATCAGGCGGCGCTGAAGAAGTTCTACGGTCAGAAGATCAAATGGCGCGCGTGCGGAGTCGCCGGCTTCCAGTGCGCCACGATGAAGGCGCCGCTGGATTACACGAAGCCGGACGGCAAGCAGATCGACCTGGCCGTGTCCCGCAAGAAGGCCACCGGCCCCGGCAAGCGCCTCGGTTCCCTCCTCGTCAACCCGGGCGGCCCCGGCGGCTCGGCCATCGGCTACCTCCAGGGGTACGCGGCCATCGGCTACCCGGCGCCGGTCCGCGCCCAGTACGACATGGCGGCCATCGACCCGCGCGGTGTCGCCCGCAGCGAGCCCATCGAGTGCCTCACCGGCCCGGAGATGGACGCGTACACCCAGGTCGACCAGACGCCCGACGACCAGGCCGAGATCACGCGGCTGACCGGGGCCTTCAAAAAGTTCGCGGACGGCTGCGAGAAGAAGTCCGGCGCGATCCTGCCGCATGTCTCCACGGTCGAGACCGCGCGCGACATGGACATCTTCCGCGCGGTGCTCGGTGACGAGAAGCTGTCGTACGTAGGAGCCTCGTACGGCACCTTCCTCGGCGCGACCTACGCGGAACTGTTCCCCGAGCGCACCGGCCGTCTCGTCCTCGACGGCGCGATGGACCCGTCCCTCCCGGCCCGTGAACTCAACCGCGACCAGACCGCCGGCTTCGAGACCGCCTTCCAGTCCTTCGCCCAGGACTGCGTCAAGCAGACCGACTGCCCCTTCGACACGAAGTCTCCGGCCGAGGTCGCGACCCGGATGAACGCCTTCTTCAAGGGCCTGGACACCAAGCCCGTCCCGACCGGAGAGACCCGCGAACTGGGCGAGTCCCTCGCCACGACCGGTGTGATCGCCGCGATGTACGACGAGTCCGCCTGGCCCCAGCTCCGGGAGGCCGTGGCCGGCGCTATGGACGGCGACGGCGCGGCCCTGCTCGCCCTCGCCGACTCGTACTACGAACGCGACAGCGACGGCTCGTACCAGAACCTGATGTTCGCCAACTCCGCCGTGAACTGCCTGGACCTCCCGCCCGCCTTCACCGGCCCCGAGGAAGTCACCAAGGCCCTCCCCTCCTTCGAGAAGGCATCCCCGGTCTTCGGCAAGAACCTCGCCTGGGCCTCCCTGAACTGCGCCTACTGGCCCACCAAGGCCACCGGTTCCCCCCACCGCATCGAGGCCAAGGGCGCGGCACCGATTGTCGTGGTCGGCACCACCCGCGACCCCGCGACCCCCTACAAGTGGGCCCGGTCCCTGGCCGAACAGCTCTCCTCCGGCACCCTCCTCACCTACAACGGCGACGGCCACACCGCGTACGGCCGGGGCAGCGACTGCATCGACACCGCGATCAACACCTACCTCCTTGAGGGCACACCCCCCACCGCCGCCAAGAAATGCTCCTGA
- a CDS encoding effector-associated constant component EACC1, which yields MVERKPGGGFACELVLNGDVRVDAPAALGRRLFEDGAVRVVPVHASRPAPGRRAGGVVEVATLVVTSAGTLIAVIDTIRGWLTEGRNSPSGSGAGGADGAGVTSITVIMGDDQVEIIQPSTAAEERLVEAFVRRHSPS from the coding sequence GTGGTGGAGCGGAAGCCCGGCGGGGGATTCGCGTGCGAACTGGTTCTCAACGGGGATGTACGTGTGGACGCGCCCGCGGCTCTGGGGCGGAGGTTGTTCGAGGACGGGGCCGTGCGGGTGGTGCCGGTTCATGCCTCGCGGCCCGCGCCCGGGCGGCGGGCGGGGGGTGTGGTGGAGGTGGCCACCCTCGTGGTGACCTCGGCCGGGACGCTCATCGCGGTCATCGACACGATCCGGGGCTGGCTGACCGAGGGGCGCAACAGCCCTTCCGGGAGCGGGGCGGGCGGGGCGGACGGGGCCGGTGTCACCTCGATCACCGTGATCATGGGGGACGACCAGGTGGAGATCATCCAGCCGTCCACGGCTGCCGAGGAGCGGCTCGTCGAGGCGTTCGTCCGGCGGCACAGCCCGTCATGA
- a CDS encoding CHAT domain-containing protein, whose amino-acid sequence MSEPTTLNVRVTAQGLTVRYDYDLRAGGTGPDAPAQEMEYTVEVDPGLVKGCRTRIDEALRRASDGESAPNSGLAKELAKWGKLLYEHLFQQVQGSVAGLVTQLRASTGPVLVRTNEQEVPWELLHDGVDFLGLKHDLGRRLVGKRPVVGGRGISRVGRALIVGDTLGDLASAREEAGKVAQWLGGRGIECKVLLGQDATLLDVVTELASEETPYDLFHFCGHVGTGSGTTGLMMHDRQLLGEVALQTLSSRGAPPVTFINGCASAGEGAVASMCTAYMVLGAKTVIGTRADVADDGAWQFAAEFYGRLLAGEPAGAAVRAARVALRERPDAAWASFILYGDPAAGITKDATAEIPAQPEPPDEDLTLPLAPDARELMRRVRASAADRAGVASVDLLQGLLGEADIRQRIEESIGADAMEALDQVIHQVLSRGSGTDGDSGSGSGSDSHSDSGTDAGGSGSGSGTVRLGVLSDTVERVLADAATRAVADGRSAVTTADITAAFVAVGGGVSSRLLELCGVPLARLLPDSDDATTEHVPPEDAPDPDPGAAARTGDERLPMDDLSRSAVGVLRLANLLAESRGQVIGTYTLLLAFGAMGSEVLRRGMYEQGPAGERAFRRLSGMLTPRGRDLSPRVHDVLDRARLRTAAESISSGLSSSGPASSGRVGEAALLLALLEDEESSGRELMRKLGVDPELLIRSMDRARPPSRPH is encoded by the coding sequence ATGAGTGAGCCGACCACGCTGAACGTCCGGGTCACCGCGCAGGGGCTGACCGTTCGTTACGACTACGACCTGCGGGCCGGCGGCACCGGGCCCGACGCTCCCGCCCAGGAGATGGAGTACACGGTCGAGGTCGACCCGGGGCTGGTGAAGGGCTGCCGCACCCGGATCGACGAGGCACTGCGCAGGGCGAGCGACGGCGAGTCCGCGCCGAATTCGGGCCTGGCCAAGGAGTTGGCCAAATGGGGCAAGCTGCTCTACGAGCATCTGTTCCAGCAGGTGCAGGGCAGTGTGGCCGGGCTGGTGACCCAGTTGCGGGCGTCGACCGGTCCCGTCCTGGTGCGTACGAACGAGCAGGAGGTTCCCTGGGAACTGCTGCACGACGGTGTGGACTTCCTCGGGCTCAAGCATGATCTCGGACGCCGGCTGGTGGGCAAGCGGCCGGTCGTCGGCGGGCGCGGCATCAGCCGGGTCGGCCGGGCGCTCATCGTGGGCGACACTCTCGGCGACCTCGCCTCCGCCCGCGAGGAGGCCGGGAAGGTCGCTCAGTGGCTGGGCGGCCGTGGCATCGAGTGCAAGGTGCTGCTGGGGCAGGACGCCACCCTGCTCGACGTCGTCACGGAACTGGCCTCGGAGGAGACGCCGTACGATCTCTTCCACTTCTGCGGTCACGTCGGCACCGGTTCCGGCACGACCGGACTGATGATGCACGACCGTCAACTGCTCGGCGAGGTGGCCCTACAGACCCTCTCGTCGCGGGGCGCGCCACCGGTGACCTTCATCAACGGCTGCGCCTCCGCCGGTGAGGGCGCGGTGGCCAGCATGTGCACGGCCTACATGGTCCTCGGCGCGAAGACCGTCATCGGTACCCGCGCCGATGTGGCGGACGACGGCGCCTGGCAGTTCGCCGCCGAGTTCTACGGACGGCTCCTCGCGGGCGAGCCGGCCGGAGCCGCCGTCCGGGCGGCGCGCGTCGCGCTGCGCGAACGGCCGGACGCCGCCTGGGCGTCCTTCATCCTGTACGGCGACCCGGCCGCGGGCATCACCAAGGACGCGACGGCGGAGATCCCCGCCCAGCCGGAACCGCCCGACGAGGACCTGACGCTCCCTCTCGCCCCCGACGCACGGGAGTTGATGCGGCGGGTGCGCGCGTCCGCCGCCGACCGGGCCGGGGTCGCCTCCGTCGATCTGCTGCAAGGGCTGCTCGGCGAGGCCGACATCCGCCAACGGATCGAGGAGAGCATCGGGGCGGACGCCATGGAAGCCCTCGACCAGGTGATCCACCAGGTCCTCAGCCGGGGCTCCGGCACGGACGGCGATTCCGGCTCCGGCTCCGGTTCCGATTCCCATTCCGATTCCGGTACGGACGCCGGTGGTTCCGGCTCCGGCTCCGGAACGGTGCGTCTCGGCGTCCTGTCCGACACCGTCGAGCGCGTGTTGGCGGACGCCGCCACGCGCGCCGTCGCCGACGGCCGGAGCGCCGTCACCACGGCCGACATCACGGCGGCCTTCGTCGCCGTCGGCGGCGGTGTCTCCTCCCGGCTGCTGGAGCTGTGCGGGGTTCCGCTCGCCCGGCTGCTGCCGGACAGCGACGACGCCACCACGGAGCATGTCCCTCCGGAGGACGCGCCGGACCCGGACCCGGGCGCGGCGGCGCGCACCGGTGACGAGCGGTTGCCGATGGACGACCTGAGCCGCAGCGCCGTCGGCGTACTACGGCTCGCGAATCTGCTGGCCGAATCGCGCGGCCAGGTCATCGGCACGTACACGCTCCTGCTCGCCTTCGGCGCGATGGGCAGCGAGGTGCTGCGGCGCGGCATGTACGAGCAGGGGCCCGCCGGTGAGCGGGCCTTCCGGCGGCTCTCCGGGATGCTCACCCCCCGGGGCCGCGACCTGTCCCCCCGCGTTCACGACGTACTGGACCGGGCGAGGCTGCGTACCGCCGCCGAGTCCATTTCGTCCGGCCTCAGTTCGTCCGGCCCCGCCTCGTCCGGGCGCGTCGGTGAGGCCGCGCTCCTCCTCGCCCTCCTTGAGGACGAGGAGTCGTCGGGGCGCGAGCTGATGCGCAAGCTCGGGGTCGATCCCGAGCTGCTCATCCGGTCGATGGACCGGGCCCGCCCGCCGTCTCGGCCCCACTGA
- a CDS encoding tetratricopeptide repeat protein: MTAATTGVRCPVALCRRENVYGAEVCAGCRTPLSGYARLHAHPAYLFNRGLAAAREGRIAAARDCFAAVVHWCPGDTEARNALALAGLRLGDSDEARRQWTEVLERRPDDPKATRGLTELAPSGGSDGAGGSDGVSGAETAGGPGPSTG; encoded by the coding sequence ATGACGGCCGCGACGACGGGCGTCCGCTGCCCGGTGGCCCTGTGCCGCAGGGAGAACGTGTACGGGGCGGAGGTCTGCGCGGGCTGCCGCACGCCCCTGTCCGGCTACGCGCGGCTGCACGCCCACCCTGCGTACCTGTTCAACCGGGGGCTCGCCGCGGCGCGCGAGGGGCGCATCGCCGCCGCGCGCGACTGCTTCGCCGCGGTGGTGCACTGGTGCCCCGGCGACACCGAGGCGCGCAACGCGCTGGCCCTGGCCGGTCTGCGGCTCGGGGACAGCGACGAGGCGCGCCGGCAGTGGACGGAGGTGCTGGAGCGCAGGCCGGACGACCCGAAGGCGACCCGGGGGCTGACGGAACTCGCCCCATCCGGTGGGTCCGACGGGGCCGGTGGGTCCGACGGGGTCAGTGGGGCCGAGACGGCGGGCGGGCCCGGTCCATCGACCGGATGA